One genomic region from Conexibacter woesei DSM 14684 encodes:
- a CDS encoding aminotransferase class I/II-fold pyridoxal phosphate-dependent enzyme: MPTTTDVFSKARTHERVLQLRAAREIDAVPYFRRLESATAPVVEMEGERRIMLGSNNYLGLTSDERVLKGAHDAIDRYGSGVTGSRLLNGTLDLHLELEEELADWLGTEDAIVYTTGAQANLGALGTILGPGDTVIVDSGDHASILDGVILSRAKMRAFRHNRLDLLEKRLQQAENDGGGILVVVDGVFSMEGDVAPLPEIADLSERYGARLMVDEAHGLGVLGARGAGASELLGVEDRVDLRMATFSKSLASCGGVIAGPTDVIDFLRIQSRPFLFTASAVPAAVGSALAAVRICRSDEGRALFARVLDNAAYLNAGLRSLGLHTVEPTALPDGSVVATPVVPVLVADDWKAALLWKALYEAGVYVNVALHPAVPPGGALLRTSVMATHDRATLDEAIATFAGVKRAFEAEHGPLPGPAGSAA; encoded by the coding sequence ATGCCGACCACCACAGACGTCTTCAGCAAGGCCCGCACGCACGAGCGCGTCCTGCAGCTCAGAGCTGCGCGCGAGATCGACGCGGTCCCCTACTTCCGCCGGCTCGAATCGGCCACCGCGCCCGTCGTCGAGATGGAGGGCGAGCGGCGGATCATGCTCGGCTCCAACAACTACCTTGGGCTGACCAGCGACGAGCGGGTGCTGAAGGGCGCGCACGACGCGATCGACCGCTACGGCTCCGGCGTGACCGGCTCGCGGCTGCTCAACGGCACGCTCGACCTCCACCTGGAGCTCGAGGAGGAGCTGGCCGACTGGCTCGGGACCGAGGACGCGATCGTCTACACGACCGGCGCGCAGGCGAACCTCGGCGCGCTCGGGACGATCCTCGGGCCGGGCGACACGGTGATCGTCGACTCCGGCGACCACGCCTCGATCCTCGACGGCGTGATCCTGTCGAGAGCGAAGATGCGGGCGTTCCGCCACAACCGCCTCGACCTGCTGGAGAAGCGGCTGCAGCAGGCCGAGAACGACGGCGGCGGGATCCTCGTCGTCGTCGACGGCGTCTTCTCGATGGAGGGCGACGTCGCCCCGCTGCCGGAGATCGCGGACCTGAGCGAGCGCTACGGCGCACGGCTGATGGTCGACGAGGCGCACGGCCTCGGCGTGCTCGGCGCGCGCGGAGCGGGCGCGTCGGAGCTGCTCGGCGTCGAGGACCGCGTCGACCTGCGGATGGCGACGTTCTCGAAGTCGCTCGCCTCCTGCGGCGGGGTGATCGCCGGGCCGACCGACGTGATCGACTTCCTGCGGATCCAGTCGCGGCCGTTCCTGTTCACGGCGTCGGCCGTTCCGGCGGCGGTCGGGTCGGCGCTGGCGGCCGTCCGCATCTGCCGCTCGGACGAGGGCCGCGCGCTGTTCGCGCGGGTGCTCGACAACGCCGCGTACCTGAACGCCGGCCTGCGCTCGCTGGGGCTGCACACGGTCGAGCCGACGGCGCTGCCGGACGGGTCGGTCGTCGCGACGCCGGTCGTCCCGGTGCTCGTCGCCGATGACTGGAAGGCCGCGCTGCTGTGGAAGGCGCTGTACGAGGCGGGCGTCTACGTCAACGTCGCCCTGCACCCGGCGGTACCGCCGGGAGGCGCGCTGCTGCGCACGAGCGTGATGGCGACGCACGACCGCGCGACGCTCGACGAGGCGATCGCGACGTTCGCCGGCGTCAAGCGCGCCTTCGAGGCCGAGCACGGGCCGCTGCCCGGCCCGGCCGGCTCGGCCGCCTGA
- a CDS encoding MMPL family transporter, translating into MRNGLERIARAAAARPVVVLLAVVALACGGGALALGLQPSADTDTLASRSSDAGGATAAFHRDFGDDAILVLIRERVADLVLTADLGRTIQLEGCLGGNVPADARPYGGDSSPCAELAKLKPARVVYGPGTFLNEATRSVADAFMQELTSAQERSRAASAAAIRAAKRQGKSAAEQQRAGEAASRVAAQQASAALLRLAVDTGIKGLPQIDNRAFISQIVFDPARGADVPKSRFAYLFPSADSALIQVRLRDDLTPQERRRAISLVREAVAMRMFRSARGGTYTVSGVPVVVEDLADSLTSEIALLLVAAVAAMALVLLLVFRARLRLLPLAIALAATGLTFGAMRLAGVELTMASIAVLPVLIGLAVDYAIQFQSRVEEEREAGAEGAEAVGRAARAGAPTIATAGLATATGFLVLLFSPVPMVRGFGVLLVVGIALAFACALTAGSAALALGTRGRGGAGAGGPGGADASGERGRAAGRVARALAAAAAVPARALRSSAAGARDILASAGRAIVSVAPLRALGRGAARVASPRAVLGASLRRPGRILAVAFTLAAVGWAVETQTDVVSDVTKLVPADMPALADLTTLQDATRSSGEIDVVVRGDDVARPEVVAWMTDYQARVLRRLGYDARDGCADARICPAFSLPDLFSGTRTDSKEAIDGLLDAVPPYFASAVLTSDRDAATLAFGIRLMPLDEQQQVVDILRDELNPPKGVRAELAGLPVVTAQANAELSSAGRRLLLLLTGLVAVAAVLFAVYRRADRAFVPLVPIALATGWSALVLFLTRVPLNPMSATLGALVIAISTEFSVLLSERFRQERADGHDVATALARTYRSTGRAVLASGVTAIAGFGVLALSDIRMLRDFGIVTVVDLVVSLIGVLVVLPSVLVLAERGVFARLAQRLPLRRRGRRAPRPDVPAA; encoded by the coding sequence ATGCGGAACGGTCTCGAGCGCATCGCCCGGGCCGCAGCGGCGCGTCCGGTCGTCGTGCTGCTCGCGGTCGTGGCGCTGGCGTGCGGTGGGGGCGCGCTTGCGCTCGGGCTCCAGCCGAGCGCCGACACCGACACGCTTGCGAGCCGATCCTCGGACGCCGGCGGCGCAACCGCGGCATTCCACAGAGACTTCGGCGACGACGCGATCCTCGTGTTGATCAGAGAGCGCGTCGCCGACCTTGTCCTCACCGCCGATCTCGGCCGCACGATCCAGCTCGAAGGCTGTCTCGGTGGGAACGTGCCGGCCGACGCGAGACCGTACGGCGGCGACAGCAGCCCGTGCGCCGAGCTGGCGAAGCTGAAGCCGGCGCGCGTCGTCTACGGCCCCGGAACGTTCCTCAACGAGGCGACGCGCTCGGTCGCCGACGCGTTCATGCAGGAGCTGACGTCCGCGCAGGAGCGAAGCAGAGCGGCCAGCGCCGCCGCGATCCGGGCGGCGAAGCGGCAGGGCAAGAGCGCGGCAGAGCAGCAGCGGGCAGGGGAGGCGGCCAGCAGAGTCGCCGCGCAACAGGCGTCTGCCGCGCTCCTGAGACTCGCGGTCGACACCGGTATCAAAGGCCTGCCGCAGATCGACAACAGAGCGTTCATCTCGCAGATCGTCTTCGATCCGGCCCGCGGCGCCGACGTGCCGAAGTCCCGCTTCGCCTACCTGTTCCCGAGCGCCGACTCCGCGCTGATCCAGGTCCGCCTGCGCGACGACCTGACGCCGCAGGAGCGCCGGCGGGCGATCTCGCTGGTCCGCGAGGCGGTCGCGATGAGAATGTTCAGATCCGCGCGCGGCGGGACGTACACCGTCTCAGGCGTGCCGGTCGTCGTCGAAGATCTGGCCGACTCGCTCACAAGCGAGATCGCGCTGCTGCTCGTCGCCGCCGTCGCCGCGATGGCGCTCGTGCTGCTGCTCGTCTTCCGCGCGCGACTGCGACTGTTGCCGCTCGCGATCGCGCTCGCGGCGACCGGCCTCACCTTCGGCGCGATGCGCCTCGCCGGCGTCGAGCTGACGATGGCGTCGATCGCCGTCCTGCCGGTGCTGATCGGCCTCGCGGTCGACTACGCGATCCAGTTCCAGTCGCGCGTCGAGGAGGAGCGGGAGGCCGGTGCGGAAGGCGCGGAGGCCGTCGGCCGCGCGGCGCGCGCCGGCGCGCCAACGATCGCCACCGCCGGCCTCGCGACCGCCACCGGCTTCCTCGTCCTGCTGTTCTCGCCCGTGCCGATGGTGCGCGGCTTCGGCGTCCTGCTCGTCGTCGGCATCGCGCTCGCGTTCGCCTGCGCGCTGACCGCCGGCTCGGCGGCGCTTGCACTCGGGACGCGCGGGCGGGGCGGGGCGGGCGCGGGCGGCCCGGGCGGGGCGGACGCGAGCGGCGAGCGCGGCCGGGCGGCGGGCCGCGTCGCTCGCGCGCTGGCCGCAGCCGCTGCTGTGCCTGCGCGCGCCCTTCGCTCATCGGCGGCCGGCGCCCGCGACATCCTCGCCTCAGCCGGCCGTGCGATCGTGAGCGTCGCGCCGCTGCGCGCGCTCGGCCGCGGCGCTGCACGCGTCGCCTCGCCGCGCGCCGTGCTCGGCGCCTCGCTGCGCCGCCCCGGGCGGATCCTCGCCGTCGCGTTCACGCTGGCAGCGGTCGGGTGGGCGGTCGAGACCCAGACCGACGTCGTCTCCGACGTGACGAAGCTCGTGCCGGCCGACATGCCGGCGCTCGCCGATCTGACGACCCTGCAGGACGCGACGAGATCGTCGGGCGAGATCGACGTCGTCGTGCGCGGCGACGACGTCGCGAGACCCGAGGTCGTCGCGTGGATGACCGACTACCAGGCGCGCGTCCTGAGACGGCTCGGCTACGACGCGAGAGACGGCTGCGCGGACGCGAGAATCTGTCCCGCCTTCTCGCTGCCGGATCTCTTCTCCGGCACCAGAACCGACAGCAAGGAAGCGATCGACGGGTTGCTCGACGCGGTCCCGCCGTACTTCGCCTCCGCGGTGCTGACCAGCGACCGCGACGCCGCCACGCTCGCGTTCGGCATCCGGCTGATGCCGCTCGACGAGCAGCAGCAGGTCGTCGACATCCTGCGCGACGAGCTGAACCCGCCGAAGGGCGTCCGCGCGGAGCTGGCGGGCCTGCCGGTCGTGACCGCGCAGGCGAACGCCGAGCTGTCGTCCGCGGGGCGCCGCCTGCTGCTCCTGCTGACCGGCCTCGTCGCCGTCGCGGCGGTGCTCTTCGCCGTCTACCGCAGAGCGGATCGGGCGTTCGTGCCGCTCGTGCCGATCGCACTCGCGACCGGCTGGTCGGCGCTCGTCCTGTTCCTCACGCGCGTCCCCCTCAACCCGATGTCGGCGACGCTCGGCGCGCTCGTGATCGCGATCTCGACCGAGTTCAGCGTGCTGCTGTCCGAACGCTTCCGCCAGGAACGCGCTGACGGCCATGACGTCGCGACCGCGCTCGCGCGCACGTACCGCTCGACCGGCCGCGCGGTGCTCGCGTCGGGCGTGACCGCGATCGCCGGCTTCGGCGTCCTCGCGCTCTCGGACATCCGCATGCTGCGAGACTTCGGCATCGTGACCGTCGTCGATCTCGTGGTGTCGCTCATCGGCGTGCTCGTCGTCCTGCCGTCCGTGCTGGTGCTCGCGGAACGGGGCGTCTTCGCGCGCCTCGCGCAGCGCCTCCCGCTTCGCCGGCGGGGACGGCGGGCGCCGCGTCCCGACGTGCCCGCCGCGTGA
- a CDS encoding phenylalanine--tRNA ligase beta subunit-related protein yields MSEPETRAAWVSERLRDEFPRLGLVSLTVSVDGRLGRSPRGVREHLARLADRFYGADALVLRQRPVPHAYRVFFRHIGLDPDVTRVPAEAAAVERLMRGGLPSRGLLDDALTIAVMETGVPVRALDAAVVEGALGLRLTGQRESLGAGEEATPLPQGRIVVADERAPLALLFGEQAPRATVGRETRRVLLYAVTVDGVPAIHVEEALWMAAETLQS; encoded by the coding sequence GTGAGCGAACCCGAGACGCGTGCGGCGTGGGTCTCCGAGCGGCTGCGTGACGAGTTCCCGCGGCTCGGCCTCGTGTCACTGACGGTGAGCGTGGACGGGCGGCTCGGTCGCAGCCCGCGCGGTGTCAGAGAGCATCTTGCGCGCTTGGCCGATCGCTTCTACGGCGCGGACGCGCTGGTGCTGCGCCAGCGTCCCGTACCGCATGCGTACCGCGTCTTCTTCCGCCACATCGGGCTCGACCCGGACGTGACGCGGGTGCCGGCCGAAGCGGCGGCGGTGGAACGGCTGATGCGCGGCGGGCTGCCGTCGCGCGGGCTGCTCGACGACGCACTCACGATCGCCGTGATGGAGACCGGCGTGCCGGTGAGAGCGCTCGACGCTGCCGTCGTGGAGGGAGCGCTCGGGTTGCGTCTGACGGGCCAGCGCGAGTCGCTGGGGGCCGGGGAGGAGGCGACGCCGCTGCCGCAGGGCCGGATCGTCGTCGCGGACGAGCGCGCGCCGCTCGCGCTGCTGTTCGGCGAGCAGGCGCCGCGGGCGACGGTCGGGCGGGAGACGCGGCGGGTGCTCCTGTACGCCGTGACCGTCGACGGCGTGCCGGCGATCCACGTCGAGGAGGCGCTGTGGATGGCCGCGGAGACGCTGCAGTCCTGA
- a CDS encoding GNAT family N-acetyltransferase, with the protein MALEVRPVASKRDLTTFIKLPWRLYRNEPNWVPPLISDRRRFLDRRKNPWFEHGEAQYFIAWRDGQPVGRITAQVDRLLNEFQDNRWGLFGFFECEDDPEAAAALFDAAEQWLRARGRDRMVGPMDFTMNDECGVLVEGWELEPIILTNWTPRYYPGLIESAGLEKAMDTLMWHLEISGRDRVHPSIWRVADRVESKYGITVRPMRKKDIHAEIDRFLEVYNEAWERNWGFSPLTETEVRHYAQTLKPILDENWAFVAEKDGETVGAALTVPDYNQVFKHMNGRILPFGWLQFLLRRKKIDRVRVFALGVKREWQHTGVAARFYELHFDSAEVTPQKQGEMGWILETNKSMNRAMEGMGGRVVRRYRLFEKLFDPDAEPSSPRPEPAVAVGEST; encoded by the coding sequence ATGGCTCTCGAAGTCCGGCCGGTCGCTTCCAAGCGCGACCTCACAACCTTCATCAAGCTGCCGTGGCGGCTCTATCGTAACGAGCCGAACTGGGTCCCGCCCCTGATCTCGGACCGGCGCAGATTTCTCGACCGCCGCAAGAACCCCTGGTTCGAGCACGGCGAGGCGCAGTACTTCATCGCCTGGCGCGACGGGCAGCCCGTCGGCCGCATCACGGCCCAGGTCGATCGCCTCCTGAACGAGTTCCAGGACAACAGATGGGGCCTCTTCGGCTTCTTCGAGTGCGAGGACGACCCCGAGGCCGCCGCGGCGCTGTTCGACGCCGCCGAGCAGTGGCTGCGCGCTCGCGGCCGCGACCGCATGGTCGGTCCGATGGACTTCACGATGAACGACGAGTGCGGCGTGCTCGTCGAGGGCTGGGAGCTCGAGCCGATCATCCTCACCAACTGGACTCCGCGCTACTACCCCGGCCTGATCGAGTCCGCCGGCCTCGAGAAGGCGATGGACACGCTGATGTGGCACCTGGAGATCTCCGGGCGGGACAGGGTCCACCCGTCGATCTGGAGAGTCGCCGACCGCGTCGAGTCGAAGTACGGCATCACCGTGCGGCCGATGCGCAAGAAGGACATCCACGCCGAGATCGACCGCTTCCTCGAGGTCTACAACGAGGCGTGGGAGAGAAACTGGGGCTTCTCGCCGCTGACCGAGACCGAGGTCCGGCACTACGCCCAGACCCTCAAGCCGATCCTCGACGAGAACTGGGCGTTCGTCGCCGAGAAGGATGGTGAGACGGTCGGCGCGGCGCTGACGGTGCCCGACTACAACCAGGTCTTCAAGCACATGAACGGCCGCATCCTCCCGTTCGGCTGGCTGCAGTTTCTGCTGCGCCGCAAGAAGATCGACCGCGTGCGCGTGTTCGCGCTCGGCGTCAAGCGCGAGTGGCAGCACACCGGCGTCGCCGCGCGCTTCTACGAGCTGCACTTCGACTCCGCCGAGGTGACGCCCCAGAAGCAGGGCGAGATGGGCTGGATCCTCGAGACGAACAAGTCGATGAATCGCGCGATGGAGGGGATGGGCGGCAGAGTCGTGCGCCGCTACCGCCTCTTCGAGAAGCTGTTCGATCCGGACGCCGAGCCGTCGAGCCCGCGCCCGGAGCCGGCCGTGGCGGTCGGCGAGTCGACATAA
- a CDS encoding redoxin domain-containing protein, whose translation MSEPGKRDAPPPPPGSAPPAAPPAPPAPPRSARPPGASRYGWAVGVIAIILIAYISLNTLRTEGPGSTGIEPGRRLPPFAAPLVTSDLDGDANVASRSGQDEAGKIPACDVDDPRALNSCTLASAGPVVLAFLTAGSDKCTRELDAIETVSRDFPQVGFAAVGIKGKKSEFRDLVRAHRWTFPVAQDRDGAVSNVYGVAVCPTVVFAYRGGEVMETALGGEAATASALAAKVRRLERGPGAAGESGSGKETG comes from the coding sequence GTGAGCGAGCCCGGCAAGCGCGACGCGCCCCCGCCGCCGCCGGGTTCGGCACCACCCGCGGCGCCGCCGGCGCCCCCGGCGCCGCCACGCTCGGCGCGGCCGCCCGGCGCCAGCAGATACGGCTGGGCCGTCGGCGTGATCGCGATCATCCTGATCGCGTACATCTCGCTCAACACGTTGCGCACGGAAGGCCCCGGCTCGACCGGGATCGAGCCGGGCAGAAGACTCCCGCCGTTCGCCGCGCCGCTGGTGACGAGCGACCTCGACGGTGACGCCAACGTCGCCTCCCGCTCCGGGCAGGATGAGGCCGGCAAGATCCCGGCATGCGACGTCGACGACCCGCGAGCGCTCAACAGCTGCACGCTCGCGAGCGCGGGTCCGGTCGTCCTCGCCTTCCTGACTGCCGGCTCGGACAAGTGCACGCGCGAGCTGGATGCGATCGAGACGGTCTCGCGCGACTTCCCGCAGGTCGGTTTCGCGGCAGTCGGGATCAAGGGCAAGAAGTCGGAGTTTCGGGACCTCGTCAGAGCGCATCGCTGGACGTTCCCGGTCGCGCAGGACCGTGACGGAGCGGTCTCGAACGTCTACGGTGTGGCGGTCTGCCCGACGGTGGTGTTCGCCTACAGAGGCGGTGAAGTGATGGAGACAGCGCTTGGCGGAGAAGCCGCGACGGCGAGCGCGCTGGCCGCGAAGGTCCGGAGACTGGAGCGAGGACCGGGTGCGGCGGGCGAGAGCGGGAGCGGAAAGGAGACTGGGTGA
- a CDS encoding VOC family protein yields the protein MAVDPPDSPNPSGPPAPGAEPAAAPDAPAAEPRRMRLTGLHHVTAICRDLDVTTEFYRDVLGLALVEEGVNDDDPNTRHFWFGDADGTPGTMITFMEYPQLPDGVVGAGSVHHVAFVVETADEQLAWRDYLRERGVGCTDVFDRGAFRSIYVRDPDGHIVEIATRGPGFAADRI from the coding sequence ATGGCTGTCGATCCCCCCGACTCACCCAACCCGTCCGGCCCGCCCGCGCCCGGCGCCGAACCGGCCGCCGCGCCTGACGCGCCTGCGGCCGAGCCGCGGCGCATGCGGCTCACCGGCCTGCACCACGTCACCGCGATCTGCCGTGACCTCGATGTGACGACCGAGTTCTACCGTGACGTGCTCGGCCTGGCACTGGTAGAGGAGGGCGTCAACGACGACGACCCCAACACCCGCCACTTCTGGTTCGGCGACGCGGACGGCACGCCGGGCACGATGATCACGTTTATGGAGTACCCGCAGTTGCCCGACGGTGTCGTCGGCGCCGGCTCGGTTCACCACGTCGCGTTCGTCGTCGAGACCGCCGACGAGCAGCTCGCATGGCGCGACTACCTGCGCGAGCGCGGTGTCGGCTGCACCGACGTCTTCGACCGCGGCGCCTTCCGCTCGATCTACGTCCGCGACCCGGACGGGCACATCGTCGAGATCGCCACGCGCGGCCCCGGTTTCGCGGCCGACCGCATCTGA